A genomic segment from Deinococcus humi encodes:
- a CDS encoding ATP-dependent helicase, whose product MTSAPDQTDPNQVDLLSQLNETQAQAADHFTGPALVIAGAGSGKTRTLIYRIARLITHYGVDPGEILAVTFTNKAAAEMRERAGHLMPGANRLWMSTFHSAGVRILRAYGEHIGLRRGFVIYDDDDQLDIFKEVMGSISGIGPDTSPRVLRGIVDRAKSNLLTPDDLARSGDPYISGLPREAAAEAYRRYEGRKKGQNAIDFGDLITETVRLFQEVPGVLNAVQNRARFIHVDEYQDTNKAQYELTRLLASRDRNLLVVGDPDQSIYKFRGADIQNILDFQKDYPDSKVYILEHNYRSSASVLNLANKLIENNTERMDKTLRAVKEHGHAVMFHRATDHRAEGDFVAEWLTRLRHEGRKFADMAILYRTNAQSRVMEESLRRVQIPAKIVGGVGFYDRREIRDILAYARLSLNPADDVALRRIIGRPRRGIGDTALEKLMEWARINGTSLLNACAQADEDHILDRGAQKPVEFARLMAAMSEAAENYEPAAFLRFVIETSGYLDLLRQEGQEGQVRMENLDELINAAEEWSGENDGTIGDFLDEAALLSSVDDMRSKTENKDVPEDAVTLMTLHNAKGLEFPVVFIVGTEEGLLPSKGALTEIGGIEEERRLFYVGITRAMERLFLTAAQNRMQYGKTNAAEDSRFLEEIEGGFDTVDPYGQTIEYRAKTWKQYRPTVPLPSAVKNTSPMTSGMAYRGGERVKHPKFGEGQVLAVAGTGDKQEVTVHFPTAGTKKLLVKFANLSPL is encoded by the coding sequence GTGACTTCCGCGCCGGACCAGACTGACCCCAACCAAGTAGACCTGCTGAGCCAGTTGAACGAGACCCAGGCACAGGCCGCCGATCATTTCACCGGCCCCGCGCTGGTGATCGCAGGAGCGGGCAGCGGTAAGACACGCACGCTGATCTACCGGATTGCCCGTCTGATCACCCACTACGGCGTAGACCCCGGTGAGATTCTGGCCGTGACCTTTACCAACAAGGCTGCCGCCGAGATGCGCGAGCGGGCGGGTCACCTGATGCCTGGGGCGAACCGGCTGTGGATGAGCACCTTCCACAGCGCGGGCGTGCGCATTTTGCGGGCTTACGGCGAGCATATCGGGCTACGGCGCGGCTTCGTGATCTACGACGACGACGATCAGCTCGACATTTTCAAGGAAGTCATGGGCAGCATTTCCGGGATCGGCCCGGACACCAGCCCGCGCGTGCTGCGCGGCATCGTGGACCGTGCCAAGAGCAACCTGCTGACCCCGGACGATCTGGCCCGCAGCGGCGATCCATACATCAGCGGCCTGCCGCGCGAGGCCGCCGCGGAGGCGTACCGGCGCTACGAGGGCCGCAAGAAGGGGCAGAACGCCATCGATTTCGGGGACCTGATCACCGAAACGGTGCGGCTGTTTCAGGAAGTGCCGGGGGTCCTGAACGCCGTCCAGAACCGCGCCAGATTTATCCACGTGGACGAGTACCAGGACACCAACAAGGCACAGTACGAGTTGACGCGTCTGCTGGCTTCCAGGGACCGCAATCTGCTCGTCGTTGGCGATCCGGACCAGTCGATCTACAAGTTCCGTGGCGCGGATATTCAGAACATCCTCGACTTCCAGAAGGATTACCCCGACTCCAAGGTCTACATCCTGGAACACAACTACCGCTCCAGCGCCAGCGTCCTGAATCTGGCGAACAAATTGATCGAGAACAACACCGAACGCATGGACAAGACCCTGCGCGCGGTCAAGGAGCACGGTCACGCGGTCATGTTCCACCGCGCCACCGACCACCGCGCCGAGGGCGATTTCGTGGCCGAGTGGCTGACGAGACTGCGCCACGAGGGCCGCAAATTCGCTGACATGGCGATCCTGTACCGCACCAATGCCCAGTCGCGCGTGATGGAGGAGTCGCTGCGGCGGGTGCAGATCCCGGCCAAGATCGTGGGCGGCGTGGGCTTCTATGACCGCCGCGAAATTCGCGACATCCTGGCCTACGCGCGCCTGTCGCTCAACCCGGCAGACGACGTGGCCCTGCGCCGCATCATCGGACGGCCCCGACGCGGCATCGGCGACACGGCGCTGGAAAAGCTGATGGAATGGGCGCGGATCAACGGAACGTCGCTCCTGAACGCCTGCGCTCAGGCCGATGAGGACCACATCCTGGACCGGGGAGCGCAGAAGCCCGTGGAGTTCGCCAGATTGATGGCCGCCATGAGCGAGGCCGCCGAGAACTACGAACCTGCCGCCTTTCTGCGCTTTGTGATCGAGACCAGCGGCTATCTCGATCTGTTGCGCCAGGAGGGGCAGGAGGGACAGGTCCGCATGGAGAACCTGGATGAACTGATCAACGCCGCCGAGGAGTGGTCTGGCGAGAACGACGGCACCATCGGCGACTTTCTGGACGAGGCAGCCCTGCTGTCGAGCGTGGACGACATGCGCTCCAAGACCGAGAACAAGGACGTGCCGGAAGACGCCGTCACCCTGATGACCCTGCACAACGCCAAGGGCCTGGAGTTCCCGGTGGTGTTCATCGTGGGCACCGAGGAGGGGCTGCTGCCCAGCAAGGGCGCCCTCACCGAGATCGGCGGCATCGAGGAGGAACGGCGGCTGTTCTACGTGGGGATCACCCGCGCGATGGAGCGCCTGTTCCTGACCGCCGCGCAGAACCGCATGCAGTACGGCAAGACCAATGCCGCCGAGGACAGCCGGTTTCTGGAGGAAATCGAGGGTGGCTTCGACACCGTGGACCCGTACGGCCAGACGATTGAATACCGCGCCAAGACCTGGAAGCAGTACCGACCCACCGTCCCCCTGCCGTCCGCCGTCAAGAACACCAGCCCGATGACGTCGGGCATGGCCTACCGGGGCGGCGAGCGGGTCAAACACCCCAAGTTTGGCGAGGGACAG
- a CDS encoding aldo/keto reductase has product MQKRQLGQNGPDVSVVGLGCNNFGGRLDQAATNTVVRAALDHGITLFDTADIYGNRGGSETMLGKALGAERQNIVLASKFGVDMGEAGKGARPEYIRKALAASLKRLGTDYLDLYQLHTPDPTTPLADTLGALHELVQSGQVRAIGCSNLDAAGVREAAQIAREHNLTSFTCAQDEYSLLVRDAESELLPTLEDLRMGLLPYFPLASGLLSGKYGPGNIPEGTRFASSQGAQDKYMTPQNWTKVQALEAFARERGHTLLELAFSWLAAQPTVSSVIAGATKPEQIAQNVAAVGWALDEAEQAEVDRITRGEASTA; this is encoded by the coding sequence ATGCAAAAACGCCAACTTGGACAGAACGGCCCCGACGTTTCCGTGGTGGGCCTGGGATGCAACAATTTCGGCGGCCGGCTGGATCAGGCCGCCACCAACACAGTCGTGAGGGCCGCGCTGGATCACGGCATCACCCTGTTCGACACCGCCGACATCTACGGCAACCGGGGCGGCTCGGAAACCATGCTCGGGAAGGCGCTGGGCGCGGAGCGGCAGAACATCGTGCTGGCAAGCAAATTCGGTGTCGACATGGGCGAGGCGGGCAAGGGAGCCAGGCCCGAGTACATTCGCAAGGCGCTGGCCGCCAGCCTGAAGCGCCTGGGGACCGACTATCTGGACCTGTATCAGCTCCACACACCTGACCCCACGACGCCACTGGCCGACACGCTGGGGGCGTTGCATGAGCTGGTGCAGTCTGGACAGGTTCGCGCCATCGGCTGCTCCAACCTGGACGCGGCGGGGGTGCGGGAGGCGGCGCAGATTGCCCGGGAGCACAACCTCACCTCGTTCACCTGTGCCCAGGACGAGTACAGCCTGCTGGTGCGCGACGCCGAGAGCGAACTGCTGCCCACCCTGGAGGACCTCAGGATGGGCCTGCTGCCGTACTTTCCGCTGGCGAGCGGGCTGCTGAGCGGCAAGTACGGGCCGGGCAACATCCCCGAAGGCACCCGCTTCGCCTCGTCGCAGGGCGCACAGGACAAGTACATGACGCCGCAGAACTGGACGAAGGTGCAGGCGCTCGAAGCGTTTGCCAGGGAACGCGGCCACACCCTGCTGGAACTGGCCTTCAGCTGGCTGGCCGCCCAGCCCACGGTCAGCAGTGTGATCGCCGGGGCCACCAAACCAGAGCAGATCGCCCAGAACGTTGCAGCCGTGGGCTGGGCTCTGGATGAGGCGGAACAGGCAGAAGTAGACCGCATCACGCGGGGTGAGGCCAGCACGGCCTAG